The Pseudomonadota bacterium genomic sequence GCGGCGCTCGTGTTCGTCGCGGTGTCGTACGGCCACGAGAAGGACGCACGGCAGCGCGCCCAGATGGCCGCCGAGCGGGAGAAGACGGCGCTCGCCGAGGAGCACCGCGAACGGCTGCTCTCGAGCTTCCACTTCGCCGAGGGCGCGGCCGAGAAGGCGGAGCGGCTCGCCGGGGAGCGGCGGTACGCGGCCTCGCGGATCTACGCCGCGGCCTCCCTCCAGCGCAACCCGGCGTTCCCGAAGACGCCCCTGTTCGACGCGGGGTTCGAGCTCGCGGCGAAGGAGGCGAATCCGCTCGCCCTGCGCGCGCTGTCGCTCGCCTACCGGGGCTCGGCGGACGCGTTCCTGCGCTACGAGCGCACGCTCGTCCACGGCGGCCCGCTCAACCGCGTCGCGTTCAGCCCGGACGGCCGAAGCGTCGCTGCGTCGGCGAAGGACGGCGCCGTCGAGATCTGGGGCGTGGGAGACGGGCGCCGCGTGCGGAAGATCCAGGCGCACACGGGCGCGGCGTGGGCGATCGCCTTCTCGCGCGACGGGAAGCTCCTCGCCAGCGCCGGGGCGGACGGCGTCGTACGCCTCTTCGACGCGACCGGCGGCGGAAAGGTCGCCGAGCTGGCGGGGCACGCGGGTGATGTCTACGACGTCGCGTTCGCGACGGGGGACGTGCTCTTCTCGTGCGGACACGACGGCACGGTGCGGTCGTGGGACGTCTCCGGGCGGAGGCAGCTCCTCGAGTTGCGCGGCCACGACGGGCCGGTGCACGGCGTCGCGGTGTCCGAGGACGGCGCGCTCGTCGCCTCGGGCGGCCGCGATCGAACGGTCCGGATCTGGCGCGCCTCCGGGCAGGGCGAGCCGCGCGTCCTCGCCGGACACGCGTCCGTGATCCGCGGGGTCGCGTTCTCGAGAGACGGCACCATGCTCGCGTCCGCGAGCTACGACAAGACGGCGCGGGTGTGGGACGTCGCGACCGGCGTCGAGCGGTTCGTAGCGGGCGGCCACGCCGACGAGGTGCTCGCCGCCGCCTTCTCCGACGACGGCGCGCGCCTTTTCACCGCGAGCTGGGACCGCGAGGTCCGGATCTTCGACCTCCCGTCGCAGTCGCTCGCCGCCGCGGCCGAGGGGTTCACGGGGGCGGTATGGAGCGCCGCGGTCTCGGCGGACGGCGAGCGCGTCGCGGCCGCGAGCGAGGACGGCACGGTGCGGATCTGGCGCGTCGTGGAGCCGCCACCCGTGCTGTTCGTGCCCGGCCAGGGCTACCTGTGGAGCGCGCTGTTCTCGCCGTCGGGAGCCGAGATCGCCACCTCGGGGGCGGACGGCGCGGTCCGCCTCTGGAACGCGAAGACGGGGAGGCTCGTGCGCACGCTCGAGGGGTTCCGCGATCTCGTGGCCCAGATCGCGTTCACCCCGGACGGGAAGGGGCTCGTGGCGGGGGGGTACGACGGCATGATCCGCATCTTCGACACGACGACCGGGGCATCGACGCCGATCGCCGGGCACGAGGGGTTCGTCCGGACCGTCGACGTCCACCCGAACGGCGCGCGGTTCGCCTCGGGCGGCAACGACGGGGCGGTCCGGATCTGGAGCCTCCCCGACGGAGCTCCGGTGCGCTCGATCGCGGCGCATGACGGCGCGGTACGGAGGGTTCGCTTCTCGCCGGACGGAGAGCGGCTCGCGACGGTCGGAGGCGACGGCTGGCTGCGGGTGCACGATCCCGCGACCGGCGCCCTCGTCTCGTCGTTCGAGGTCGGCGGGCACCCCGTGACCGGGGTGGACTTCTCGCCGGACGGCGAGCGGCTCGCGGTCTGCGCCTTCGACGGCTCGCTCCTCCTGTTCGACGACGCGTCGAAGCTCGCGCGACCGCGGCGCCTCACGCGAGGCGCGGCGGGCCTGTACCTCGTGCGGTTCTCCCCGGACGGCACGCGCGTCGTGGTGTCGGGCGACGACAGCGTCGTCGCGGTGTGGTCGGTCGAGAAGGGCAAGCTCGAGTTCGTCTTCGCGAGCACGCAGAGCGCGGTCGCGGTCGACTTCGCGCCGATGGGCGACGCGATCGTCTTCGGCGACTCGGATCGGGCGCGGGTGTACGATCTCGGCCTCGCGCTCGGGCAGAGGGACCCGCAGGCGCTGCTC encodes the following:
- a CDS encoding protein kinase, producing MSEFGDPNPAPEITAISAGQRAESPTVAMDDPTLAARANRPPVPAAISVTPECAGRYRLSDDDREKSEIGRGGFGCVLSVVDQHLGRTIAVKELHPDALFDESDARSSGYASAKVSRFLREARVTAQLIHPNIVPVYELGERDDGTLYYTMRLVRGSTLKEALRGAPTLGLRLRLLPHFVDVCQAIAFAHSHGVIHRDLKPDNVMLGEFGETLVLDWGLAKTIAEGAGPLEPRASTPPFPTGASSAELTGPSDLTVDGSFMGTPAYVSPEQAMGEVTAIDAKSDVWSLGAMLYEILTGRPPFVGRSAREVLIRVLTEEIRSAKELDPAVPSELASVCAKALTRDKSQRYACAKDLAFEVEAFRSGRRVHAHEYSAWEHLKRFAQAKKGLIAAVGAVFAVTIAALVFVAVSYGHEKDARQRAQMAAEREKTALAEEHRERLLSSFHFAEGAAEKAERLAGERRYAASRIYAAASLQRNPAFPKTPLFDAGFELAAKEANPLALRALSLAYRGSADAFLRYERTLVHGGPLNRVAFSPDGRSVAASAKDGAVEIWGVGDGRRVRKIQAHTGAAWAIAFSRDGKLLASAGADGVVRLFDATGGGKVAELAGHAGDVYDVAFATGDVLFSCGHDGTVRSWDVSGRRQLLELRGHDGPVHGVAVSEDGALVASGGRDRTVRIWRASGQGEPRVLAGHASVIRGVAFSRDGTMLASASYDKTARVWDVATGVERFVAGGHADEVLAAAFSDDGARLFTASWDREVRIFDLPSQSLAAAAEGFTGAVWSAAVSADGERVAAASEDGTVRIWRVVEPPPVLFVPGQGYLWSALFSPSGAEIATSGADGAVRLWNAKTGRLVRTLEGFRDLVAQIAFTPDGKGLVAGGYDGMIRIFDTTTGASTPIAGHEGFVRTVDVHPNGARFASGGNDGAVRIWSLPDGAPVRSIAAHDGAVRRVRFSPDGERLATVGGDGWLRVHDPATGALVSSFEVGGHPVTGVDFSPDGERLAVCAFDGSLLLFDDASKLARPRRLTRGAAGLYLVRFSPDGTRVVVSGDDSVVAVWSVEKGKLEFVFASTQSAVAVDFAPMGDAIVFGDSDRARVYDLGLALGQRDPQALLAAAQRDGGMTLDGFTLVPATPGAAE